The Thunnus albacares chromosome 13, fThuAlb1.1, whole genome shotgun sequence genome segment AagctcctcctctttctttagCACTAGAAACTGCCCGAGGACGACATACGCCTGTGGAGGTGAGATGAACACACAATGGAAAAGCAAATTAAAGGACGCCCTGTTGTTAGGCAGCCAAAGTTTTAGGCAGAAATTGAAAAACAGCACAGATTTGTATTTCTTAATAGGCTTGACAGCTTACAGTACAACAACAATAGATCAAGCTTAATGAAatttcacacaaacaaatgtcagAAATGCCAAAATGACCCCCAGACAAGTGTGGCAGCCAACAGGATAgtagttaaaagaaaaaagtggcaACTTGTTTTACCCACATTATAGAATTGAATCCAAGTTCTATAATAACCTGAGTTTGCTGTAAGTTGAAGccagtttaactgctgaagGCCCTTTTGCTGAATCATTTAAATGAGTGATGAATAACCGGTTAATCTGGTCATGCTTAATTTTCAATCATCTGTCACCTTATCAAAACCTTTATCCTCCAGTCTTTTGCCAAGAACCTCTCCGATGCCTGCAAGAGCCATCACAGACTTCTCGCCCATGGGTTCGGCCACAAAGTCTTTATGTTTTTGGGATGTCGACGACATGGCTGCTTTGTAGACGGTCACAGATCACCAACTGCTGAGCTGTAATGCAAAGATCacaatggaaaataaatacagtaaaattcaTTCCACAGAGGGATTGAATCCCCATC includes the following:
- the banf1 gene encoding barrier-to-autointegration factor is translated as MSSTSQKHKDFVAEPMGEKSVMALAGIGEVLGKRLEDKGFDKAYVVLGQFLVLKKEEELFRDWLKDTCGANAKQQGDCYGCLKEWCDAFL